The nucleotide sequence CTGGGAATTATTCATCAATGATACACAAGGAATTTTAAATTAAGACCTATGCCATACTTACCATTTAAAGTCCTGCCGGGGCAACGGTCTCTATCAACATGGTATGGATAAATGATTTCTTTAAATCAATGCAGTATTCCCAGTCCCCTCATCCAGTATCGCTATATACCCATCATAACTGAAAATCCGATTTCTTCTTTTCCTGGTTATTTCTCGAATAATACCAAGCTCCACAAGATGTCCCAGCGATTTGTTGATTGTAGCTGGGGTAATCCCGGTTTTTTCCACCAGCCAGTTCGAAGTAACAAGGGGATGTTCCATCAGTAATCGATGGACCCGGAGTGTTGATGGCGCAGCTCTTCCAAGAGTACTGATTTTCTGTTTATCGGAATCAGATAAGTTAAAAAGATTTTGTGCGGTTTCCATTGCCTGAGTAGCAACAACAATCACAGCCTCTGCAAAGAAATCAAGCCAGGACTCCCAGTCTCCTGTTGTACGAACTCTATTAAGCAACTCATAGTAGTATTGCCGATGTGTTTTAAAATAGAGACTGAGATAAAGCATAGGTTCCTGCAGCACCTTTTTCTCACAGAGCAATAAAGTGATAAGCAGCCGCCCCAATCTGCCATTACCATCAAGAAAAGGATGGATTGTTTCAAACTGAACATGCATTAGAGCAGCTTTAAGCAGTACAGGTACAGGTTCCGGAATATCATGAAGAAACAGTTCGAACTTACTCATGCATTCCATGAGATCCTCTACCGGAGGCGGGACAAAAACCGCATTACCCGGTCTGGTTCCACCTACCCAGTTCTGGGATTTTCGAAATTCTCCCGGTGTACAGTTGCAGCCGCGGCCTTTTGACAACAGCACACCATGCATCTCTTTAATCAATCTCAGTGAAAGAGGTAGTCCGCTTTCCAGCAGATGCAATCCATGAAAAAGTGCCGCAACATAATTACTCACTTCCTGTACATCATCAACAGGAACAGCCGGTTCCTCATCCATCTCAAACAGAAGAAGATCAGAAAGCGATGATTGCGTTCCCTCGATCATCGAGGAGAGTACCGCCTCTTTTCGAACATACATATACAAAAAAAGAGTAGTATCTGGAAGAAACTTTGATACGCTGTCCAGCCGCCCAAGTGCCAGATGTGCCTGATCGAATTTATCACGCAACTCTGATGTCCATTCAATCGGAGGCTGTGGTGGAAGAGGTTTTGGGATAAATGCCTTAACCGACTCTCCCACTGTCGAGATGGTTTTATACTGACCTTGAAGACCCCGTTGCATAGTTTCTCCCTATCATAAAATAAAGATTGTCATTATTTTATTATAATATAATATCGTAAAATAAGGATGGTTGTTATTTTATTTTAAATACCTATCATAAAATAACACAGCACATTATTTTAGGCAAGATAAGTTACGCCCACTTGGATCCATGTAGAACAGCATTAACTTTTGATATCACGTTTGTATCTTAATGCAGTACCGAAGTATCTTTCGAACTTCTTAGTTAAAAAAAAGGAGGGTATGATCAATTCAGGATTCATAGGTTATGGGAAAATGGGAAGTGTGCTGTTAAACAGCCTGTTGAAGAGTGGTGCTATTAAAGAAGATTCTGTCTTCGTCAATACCAGGTCGATTCAAAAACTAAGTTGTCTTAAATCACAATATCCATCTGTTACGATACTGGATAATATCCAACTGATTGTTGAAAAATGCAGGATAATCTTCATTTGTGTCGGAACCTATGATGTTAAAACCATCATCGATCAGGTCAAACCATTTGCTTCTCCTGATTTACACCTGATATTAATATCCGGTGGGTTGGAGATCACTACCGTTCAGAGTACCATCGATTGTAAAATAACCAGAATAATGCCAACGATGCTTGCGCAGGTCAATGAAGGGGTCACGTTAATAGCTCACAATAAGAGAGTTGAGGAAAATGACAAAATCTTTATCTGTAATCTTCTGAAACGAATCGGAGATGTCTATGAACTTGAAGAGAGTGAGTTCAATGCAGCAACTAATCTGACAAGCTGCGCTCCGGCTTTCATCGCCTTCCTCCTGGATCAATATATTGGAAGTGTTATCAGAAACAGCAGACTTTCTTACACAGAAGCATACGATCTGTTCAAGTCAACAGTAACCGGCACACTGAAACTACTGGAAATAAACGGGGAGACTACATCGGAACTTATAAGCCGTGTTGCGACTAAAGGCGGTGCTACAGAGACTGGGATCAAAATATTATCTGAAAAGCTTCCCGAAGCATTTGATCAACTTATGAGCGTAACTATGGAAAGGCACATCACACGGAGCAAAGAAACCCAAAAACAGTTCGGGATTTGTTGATACTCCCGGCATTCAGCTTCGTGAACATTCTGTCAAACGATATTAACGTATAGTCCTGTGAAAGCATCAGTACACAATTGTACTATTTAAAATAACCATGCTTATTTCTGAGACAATTTGCCTTAAAAACCCTGAACAGGCAAAGTATAATTTTGGCCAGGAATATAAAAGGCAATTAAAAGGTTTTGATTCCTGTTCCAACTTTGGTAATTTTAATTACCTGAATAATTACAATCAAAGGATTTCATGTACAGGTATAAGCCTGTATTAATGATAAAGTACCGGAGGATTTATGAATCTCTCAAGATCAGTTGCCATCATTATCGCTGTTGTCGCGTTTATGGCCAATACCCACGCGGAAAAAGCCGTTACCATGAAAATCGGAGCGGTCTGGCCTTATGATCTTCTTGACAATGAAAAATCAACCGCCTGGAATGCTTCTTTTCAGAGCGGTTTTATAGTTGACCGTAAGATCTCTTTTGGTGCTGGTCTGGATTTCATGTGGAATGTTCTCACACGTGAAAGAAAATCATCCGGGGATGCCCTTGTCTTCGAAGAGAAAAAACGGATGCTGTCATTTCCCTTGTCCGGATTTATCACACTTACCCCTTTTCCAGACCTTCTGATCTATCCCAGTCTCTCCGGCCAGGTCGGATTCAACACAGTTTATTTCTCTCATGACTCACTGGATACCGATAACAGATCGATCAGTGAAAACAAATGGTATCTTGGAGTGATAGGAAAAATCGCGGCTGATGCAATGTACAATCTCAGTGAGGATGTGGCACTTCTTCTTGGGGTTGAGTATCAGTGGTCAAAGCCGGTACATGTGCCAAAGGACAACACTTTCAAGGATATGCACGGCATTGGAATCAGAGCCGGTTTCCGTGTGATTTTTTAATTATGAAAATAGTACTTCAGAGAGTCAGCCATTCCCGGGTAAAGGTAAACGGTGAGACTGTTGGAGAGATCAACAGAGGAATACTGCTTCTTTTGGGTGTACACAAGGATGATACGACTGAAAAGGCGGATTTTTTGGCTTCAAAGGTCGCTGATCTGCGCATTTTTCCTGACCAGGAGGGAAAAATGAACCTCTCCCTGAAGGAGATTGGTGGTGAGGCATTGGTTGTATCCCAGTTTACACTTCTGGGGGAGTGCAGCAAGGGACGCAGGCCCAGTTTTATCGATGCAGCCCCGCCGGAAAAAGGGAACTCCCTTTATATGTATTTTGTCGAGCAACTGAAGAAGCAGGTCAGCAGGGTCGAGACAGGGAGATTTGGTGCAATGATGGAGGTAGAGCTTGTAAATGACGGGCCAGTGACACTGATTCTGGAAAAATGAGGAATTCAGAAAACTTCAGGCATTCCAATACAACTATTATCAGTATTGCATCCAGCATTTTTCGGTTATATTTCCATACCGCTCGTTCAT is from Fibrobacter sp. and encodes:
- a CDS encoding D-tyrosyl-tRNA(Tyr) deacylase — protein: MKIVLQRVSHSRVKVNGETVGEINRGILLLLGVHKDDTTEKADFLASKVADLRIFPDQEGKMNLSLKEIGGEALVVSQFTLLGECSKGRRPSFIDAAPPEKGNSLYMYFVEQLKKQVSRVETGRFGAMMEVELVNDGPVTLILEK
- a CDS encoding Fic family protein; amino-acid sequence: MQRGLQGQYKTISTVGESVKAFIPKPLPPQPPIEWTSELRDKFDQAHLALGRLDSVSKFLPDTTLFLYMYVRKEAVLSSMIEGTQSSLSDLLLFEMDEEPAVPVDDVQEVSNYVAALFHGLHLLESGLPLSLRLIKEMHGVLLSKGRGCNCTPGEFRKSQNWVGGTRPGNAVFVPPPVEDLMECMSKFELFLHDIPEPVPVLLKAALMHVQFETIHPFLDGNGRLGRLLITLLLCEKKVLQEPMLYLSLYFKTHRQYYYELLNRVRTTGDWESWLDFFAEAVIVVATQAMETAQNLFNLSDSDKQKISTLGRAAPSTLRVHRLLMEHPLVTSNWLVEKTGITPATINKSLGHLVELGIIREITRKRRNRIFSYDGYIAILDEGTGNTALI
- a CDS encoding pyrroline-5-carboxylate reductase, whose protein sequence is MINSGFIGYGKMGSVLLNSLLKSGAIKEDSVFVNTRSIQKLSCLKSQYPSVTILDNIQLIVEKCRIIFICVGTYDVKTIIDQVKPFASPDLHLILISGGLEITTVQSTIDCKITRIMPTMLAQVNEGVTLIAHNKRVEENDKIFICNLLKRIGDVYELEESEFNAATNLTSCAPAFIAFLLDQYIGSVIRNSRLSYTEAYDLFKSTVTGTLKLLEINGETTSELISRVATKGGATETGIKILSEKLPEAFDQLMSVTMERHITRSKETQKQFGIC